The Miscanthus floridulus cultivar M001 chromosome 17, ASM1932011v1, whole genome shotgun sequence genome has a window encoding:
- the LOC136515268 gene encoding uncharacterized protein, translating into MGINGRSGRHLPLLPPPPSLSSSSSSSPSLFSSSSSPFFFFFFLPPPFFHLPPLLLAGSGRSPAAGPWAAGLIGDGRRGGAAWPLRPARLGRRGQAGAPVEHRPGRASPGSSGRGHGRGATESGREHRPAAEASAAGHGRGSRGRWAAGAGVAGSPGLGGRARRERGAGEARARQTGEARARRSTRAAAAERRRGVEPSAGIG; encoded by the coding sequence ATGGGGATCAAcgggcggtcgggtcggcaccttcctcttcttcctcctcccccttctctttcttcctcttcctcctcctccccttctcttttttcctcttcctcctcccccttctttttcttcttcttccttcctcctcccttcttccaccTACCTCCTCTACTACTGGCCGGCAGCGGGAGGAGCCCGGCGGCCGGACCATGGGCAGCCGGCCTCATCGGGGACGGCCGGCGAGGTGGGGCCGCATGGCCGCTGCGGCCGGCGAGGCTGGGGCGCCGGGGCCAGGCAGGAGCGCCGGTCGAGCACCGGCCGGGCCGAGCGTCGCCGGGGTCGTCGGGGCGGGGCCACGGCCGCGGGGCCACCGAATCCGGGCGGGAGCACCGGCCGGCCGCCGAGGCGAGCGCCGCCGGGCATGGGCGCGGCTCGCGCGGGCGCTGGGCCGCCGGTGCCGGCGTCGCGGGGTCGCCGGGACTGGGCGGCAGAGCAAGGCGCGAGCGAGGCGCGGGAGAGGCACGGGCGCGGCAGACCGgcgaggcgcgggcgcggcgaagcacgagggcggcggcggcggagcgcaGGCGCGGGGTCGAACCGTCTGCTGGAATAGGTTAG